One genomic segment of Ricinus communis isolate WT05 ecotype wild-type chromosome 5, ASM1957865v1, whole genome shotgun sequence includes these proteins:
- the LOC8279475 gene encoding putative serine/threonine-protein kinase, translating to MRCSCFGSKGSAARPNLDADEELLRDINHFSYNQLRSATNNFHLTNKIGRGGFGIVYKGTLKDGRQIAVKTLSAQSKQGMREFLNEINTLSRVRHPNLVELIGCCVLGANRILVYEYVENNSLERALLGSQNTNTTLDWGKRSAICFGIAKGLAFLHEELVPHIVHRDIKASNVLLDKEYNPKIGDFGLAKLFPDDITHISTRIAGTTGYLAPEYAMGGPLTMKADVYSFGILILEIISGRSSSKPSCGGMEKLLLEWAWELYEGGKLLELVDPQLGEFPEEEVIRHMKVALFCTQEVGSRRPLMSQVVEMLSKNIRLNEKLLSAPGFFRDLSGLSGGPSVTKKSSTDSTGLHTSSIPGTITELAPR from the exons ATGAGGTGTAGCTGCTTTGGTTCAAAAGGGAGTGCTGCCAGGCCTAATCTTGACGCAGATG AGGAATTGCTTCGTGATATCAACCATTTCTCATATAATCAGTTAAGATCAGCAACAAACAACTTCCATTTGACCAATAAGATTGGACGAGGAGGCTTTGGAATTGTGTACAAG GGAACCCTAAAAGACGGAAGACAAATCGCTGTGAAGACACTCTCCGCTCAATCAAAGCAAGGAATGCGGGAATTTTTGAATGAGATCAATACTTTATCAAGAGTTAGGCATCCGAACCTTGTTGAACTAATAGGGTGCTGTGTTCTTGGAGCTAACAGAATTTTAGTGTATGAATATGTAGAAAATAATAGCCTTGAGCGTGCATTACTAG GTTCACAGAATACAAATACTACACTGGACTGGGGAAAAAGATCTGCAATTTGCTTCGGTATTGCCAAGGGCCTTGCTTTCCTGCATGAAGAACTCGTGCCACATATCGTGCACAGAGACATTAAAGCCAGTAATGTACTTCTTGACAAAGAGTATAACCCAAAGATTGGAGATTTTGGGCTGGCTAAACTCTTTCCAGATGATATCACTCATATTAGCACGAGAATAGCTGGAACAAC TGGTTATTTGGCACCAGAATATGCTATGGGAGGTCCATTAACCATGAAGGCTGATGTGTACAGTTTTGGGATCCTCATCCTTGAAATAATTAGTGGCAGAAGCAGTTCAAAGCCCAGCTGTGGAGGAATGGAGAAGCTCCTCCTAGAATGG GCATGGGAACTTTATGAGGGCGGCAAACTTTTGGAGCTGGTGGATCCGCAACTAGGAGAATTTCCAGAGGAAGAAGTCATTAGGCACATGAAAGTTGCCTTATTCTGTACCCAGGAAGTAGGAAGCCGGAGGCCACTCATGAGCCAGGTTGTTGAAATGCTCTCGAAGAACATCCGGCTTAATGAGAAGCTCCTTTCAGCACCAGGTTTCTTTCGAGATTTATCTGGCCTTAGTGGGGGACCATCAGTAACAAAAAAGTCATCTACTGATTCTACTGGCCTTCATACAAGCTCCATTCCGGGAACAATCACTGAGTTGGCACCTAGATga